The proteins below come from a single uncultured Carboxylicivirga sp. genomic window:
- a CDS encoding cytochrome c biogenesis protein CcdA: MRKIFLTIVMVLLAASNLLAQFEQHITWEFSTRVLDDNKVEVVCEATVDNGWHVYSSVLPEGTAIPTTIEIEESDAYVVLDGIKEVPDPQKHFDETFNAELQWFEGSAKFSKVVQLKIAGDVKIKGYVEAMICNDETCMPPEMVDFDLDVKGTVAAAVKVESAATTEEEGDESYWAIFLLAFGGGLAALLTPCVFPMIPMTVSFFTKQSATKVAGIRNAITYGVSIIAIYVFLGVVVSAAFGADKLNEWATGPWMNMFFFILLLVFSVSFLGAFEIVMPSSWVNFTSKNEDKGGIIGIFFMAFTLALVSFSCTGPIVGSLLVKAATGGYMGPIVGMFGFSLALALPFALFAAFPGYLNSLPKSGGWLNSVKVVLGFLELAFAFKFLSMADEAAQLFLFKREVFIAIWVAIFMLMGFYLLGKIKLPHDSILEHIPVPRFLLAIIVFAFAIYMLPGMWGAPVNLISGLPPSKGNSESPYGVGRELPASYNLHTNMIEGMHEGPLGIPAFDDYDKALAYSKSVHKPLLLDFTGWACANCRKMVENVWVNEDIKSMLANDFILVTLYVDERKKLDEPYVSDVTGKKIRTVGQKWAEFQFSRYQQQGQPYYVIVDEEENTLNKPVAYDPDVDKYKNWLLDGLQKFKD, encoded by the coding sequence ATGAGAAAGATATTTTTAACGATAGTGATGGTTTTGTTGGCAGCAAGTAATTTGCTTGCTCAGTTTGAACAACACATCACATGGGAGTTTTCAACTAGAGTCTTGGATGATAATAAAGTTGAAGTTGTATGTGAGGCTACTGTGGATAATGGATGGCACGTTTATTCATCCGTATTACCCGAAGGCACTGCAATTCCAACCACTATCGAAATTGAAGAAAGTGACGCCTATGTTGTATTAGATGGTATAAAAGAGGTTCCGGATCCTCAAAAGCATTTTGATGAAACGTTTAATGCTGAATTGCAATGGTTCGAAGGTTCTGCTAAGTTTTCTAAAGTTGTACAACTTAAAATAGCAGGAGATGTAAAAATCAAAGGATATGTTGAGGCAATGATTTGTAATGACGAAACATGTATGCCTCCCGAAATGGTTGACTTCGATTTGGATGTAAAAGGCACTGTTGCAGCAGCTGTAAAAGTTGAATCTGCAGCCACAACAGAGGAAGAGGGTGACGAATCATACTGGGCCATCTTTTTATTAGCTTTTGGTGGTGGTTTAGCTGCTTTGTTAACACCTTGTGTGTTCCCAATGATACCCATGACGGTTAGTTTCTTTACCAAACAAAGTGCAACCAAGGTTGCCGGTATCAGAAATGCAATAACTTATGGAGTTTCCATAATTGCAATATATGTTTTTTTAGGTGTTGTTGTTTCTGCTGCCTTTGGTGCAGATAAATTGAATGAATGGGCAACTGGACCGTGGATGAATATGTTTTTCTTCATATTGTTATTAGTATTCTCAGTCTCTTTTTTAGGAGCTTTTGAGATTGTTATGCCAAGTTCATGGGTAAATTTCACATCAAAGAATGAAGATAAAGGTGGTATTATAGGCATCTTTTTTATGGCGTTTACATTGGCATTAGTGTCTTTTAGTTGTACTGGTCCCATTGTTGGTTCATTGTTAGTTAAAGCGGCTACTGGTGGCTATATGGGGCCCATTGTTGGTATGTTTGGGTTTTCATTGGCATTGGCATTGCCATTTGCTTTATTCGCTGCATTTCCAGGTTACTTAAATTCCTTACCCAAATCAGGGGGGTGGTTGAATTCTGTAAAAGTTGTACTTGGCTTTTTAGAATTAGCGTTTGCATTTAAGTTCTTATCCATGGCTGACGAAGCGGCCCAACTATTTTTATTTAAACGAGAGGTTTTTATTGCAATTTGGGTGGCTATATTTATGTTAATGGGATTTTATTTGCTTGGTAAAATAAAATTGCCACATGATTCAATCTTAGAGCATATTCCGGTACCAAGATTTTTATTAGCGATCATAGTTTTTGCATTTGCTATTTATATGCTTCCAGGAATGTGGGGTGCTCCTGTAAATTTAATTAGTGGTTTGCCTCCTTCAAAAGGGAATTCTGAATCTCCTTATGGTGTTGGGAGGGAGCTGCCTGCTTCATATAATTTACATACAAATATGATAGAAGGAATGCATGAGGGACCTTTAGGTATTCCGGCTTTTGATGATTACGATAAGGCACTTGCATATTCAAAATCTGTACATAAGCCTTTGTTGTTAGATTTTACAGGATGGGCTTGTGCTAATTGTAGGAAGATGGTCGAAAATGTATGGGTAAATGAAGATATAAAGAGTATGTTAGCTAATGATTTTATACTGGTGACCCTCTATGTTGATGAAAGAAAGAAATTAGATGAGCCTTATGTTTCTGATGTTACAGGTAAGAAGATTAGAACCGTGGGGCAAAAATGGGCTGAGTTTCAGTTTTCGCGTTACCAGCAACAAGGTCAGCCTTATTATGTAATCGTTGATGAAGAAGAAAATACCCTAAATAAGCCAGTAGCTTACGATCCGGATGTTGATAAGTATAAAAACTGGTTACTCGACGGATTACAGAAATTTAAAGATTAG
- a CDS encoding Rne/Rng family ribonuclease, with protein sequence MNAELFVDVAPEHLSMALLEDKRLVELRKEKSNVQFAVGDIYLGRVKKIMPGLNAAFIDVGYEKDAFLHYLDLGPQFRSLQKFLNIASNKKGVIALHKLKPEPDINKNGTIPEVLTAGQNVLVQVAKEPISTKGPRLTSELSIAGRNLVLLPFSDKVSVSQKISSSEERNRLKHLVTSIKPKNYGVIIRTVAEGKQAADLDKELRTLVKRWEENTAKIKDVKAPGLVVGEIGRTSALLRDILNPSFNSIFVNDEEVCGEIKNYVGLIAPDRQKIVKHYKGAAPLFDQFQIHRQIKALFGTTVSFKSGAYLIIEHTEALHVIDVNSGNRSKSASNQENNALEVNLAAADEIARQLRLRDMGGIIVVDFIDMQNNENRQKVFEKMKQAMASDRTKHNILPLSKFGLMQITRQRVRPEMHMKTTEGCPTCNGTGKIQPSIFYPNVIEDAVKKAVQELKMKKLILKVHPMVYAYLKRGFPSLALRWKFKYVHGLKVMSSDSLGFLEFKIVDNEDNEVDLS encoded by the coding sequence GTGAATGCAGAACTGTTTGTAGATGTTGCTCCTGAGCATCTTTCAATGGCTTTATTGGAAGATAAGCGATTGGTTGAGCTCCGCAAGGAGAAAAGTAATGTTCAGTTTGCTGTTGGAGATATTTATCTAGGCCGGGTAAAAAAAATTATGCCAGGTCTTAATGCAGCTTTTATTGATGTAGGATATGAAAAGGATGCCTTTTTACATTATCTAGATCTTGGACCACAATTTCGTTCCCTACAGAAATTCTTGAATATTGCTTCCAATAAAAAAGGAGTTATAGCATTGCACAAGCTAAAACCGGAGCCGGATATTAATAAAAACGGTACTATTCCGGAAGTTTTAACAGCTGGACAAAATGTTTTGGTCCAAGTGGCCAAAGAGCCCATTTCAACAAAAGGGCCTCGATTAACATCAGAACTATCAATAGCAGGAAGAAATCTGGTATTGCTTCCTTTTTCCGATAAGGTGTCGGTAAGTCAAAAAATTTCCTCTTCTGAAGAGCGAAATCGCCTAAAGCATTTAGTTACGAGTATCAAACCAAAAAATTATGGTGTAATAATTCGTACAGTGGCTGAAGGTAAGCAAGCTGCCGATTTGGATAAGGAATTACGTACATTGGTTAAAAGGTGGGAAGAAAATACAGCCAAAATAAAAGACGTAAAAGCTCCAGGACTTGTTGTTGGTGAAATTGGCAGAACCTCAGCATTATTAAGGGATATTCTAAATCCTTCGTTTAATTCTATTTTTGTAAACGATGAAGAGGTCTGTGGAGAAATAAAAAATTATGTGGGGCTAATTGCTCCCGACCGACAAAAAATTGTTAAACACTATAAGGGTGCGGCACCTTTATTTGACCAGTTTCAAATCCACCGTCAGATAAAGGCATTGTTCGGTACAACAGTATCGTTTAAAAGTGGTGCTTACCTCATAATTGAACATACCGAAGCCCTTCATGTTATTGATGTTAATAGTGGAAACCGTTCTAAATCGGCCTCAAATCAAGAGAACAATGCCCTTGAGGTAAATTTAGCTGCAGCTGATGAAATTGCTCGTCAGTTAAGGTTAAGAGATATGGGTGGTATTATTGTTGTGGATTTTATCGATATGCAGAATAACGAAAACCGTCAAAAGGTTTTTGAAAAAATGAAGCAGGCAATGGCGTCTGATCGAACCAAACACAATATTTTACCATTGAGTAAATTTGGTTTAATGCAGATTACACGTCAACGTGTAAGACCTGAAATGCATATGAAAACCACCGAAGGTTGCCCAACTTGTAATGGGACAGGTAAAATTCAACCTTCAATATTCTATCCTAATGTGATAGAAGATGCTGTTAAAAAAGCTGTGCAAGAGCTTAAAATGAAAAAGTTGATCCTGAAGGTTCACCCCATGGTGTATGCCTACCTCAAAAGAGGTTTTCCATCTCTTGCATTACGATGGAAGTTTAAGTACGTACATGGATTAAAGGTGATGTCTTCCGACTCATTAGGCTTTTTAGAATTCAAGATTGTAGATAATGAAGATAACGAGGTTGACCTTTCTTAG
- a CDS encoding HU family DNA-binding protein gives MTKADIVNEISKNTGIEKVTVQKTVEAFMDTIKGSLVKGKNVYLRGFGSFVVKKRAEKTARNISKNTTIIIPEHFIPSFKPSKSFVTKVKNNVK, from the coding sequence ATGACAAAGGCTGATATTGTAAACGAAATTTCGAAAAATACTGGAATCGAGAAGGTTACTGTTCAGAAGACTGTTGAAGCCTTCATGGACACTATTAAAGGTTCATTGGTGAAGGGTAAAAATGTGTATTTGAGAGGTTTTGGGTCTTTCGTAGTGAAGAAAAGAGCAGAGAAAACTGCACGTAATATTTCTAAAAATACTACCATTATCATTCCAGAACACTTTATTCCATCATTCAAGCCTTCAAAAAGCTTTGTGACTAAAGTGAAAAATAACGTAAAGTAA
- the mutY gene encoding A/G-specific adenine glycosylase, with protein sequence MTEFGIRLLEWYHNNYRNLPWRQTTDPYKIWVSEIILQQTRVAQGIDYYHRFINAFPDIQSLANANEDQVLRLWQGLGYYSRARNLHQAAKTMVDKHKGQFPGSYKEILALKGIGPYTAAAIASFAFNLPYAVLDGNVFRFLARVKGIDTPIDSTEGKKRFSDLAQDLLNKKDPAHHNQAMMEMGAILCKAQSPDCDQCPFQSDCAAFHTGQIQNLPVKSKKVKQRKRYFNYFLIYPNSDTLLIQQRNTKDIWQNLYQLPLIETDKKQSTEYFKNICQNKVEFLSETKHILSHQIIYSRFFKTVAEALPLLEINNYQTIKQSECITYAFPKLVVNFLSEQAIPGYKTT encoded by the coding sequence ATGACCGAATTCGGAATACGATTGCTTGAATGGTACCATAATAATTACAGAAACCTTCCCTGGCGTCAAACTACTGATCCTTATAAAATTTGGGTTTCTGAGATCATACTTCAACAAACGCGGGTAGCACAAGGAATAGATTACTATCATCGATTCATTAATGCGTTTCCTGATATACAATCACTTGCTAATGCTAACGAAGATCAAGTACTACGTCTTTGGCAGGGATTGGGCTACTACTCTCGGGCCCGCAACCTTCATCAGGCAGCTAAAACAATGGTTGATAAACACAAAGGACAATTTCCAGGATCTTACAAAGAGATATTAGCATTAAAAGGCATAGGTCCATATACAGCAGCAGCCATTGCTTCTTTCGCATTTAATCTTCCTTATGCAGTATTAGATGGTAATGTATTTCGTTTTTTGGCCAGAGTAAAAGGCATTGATACACCTATTGATTCAACGGAGGGTAAGAAACGTTTTAGCGACTTAGCCCAAGACTTACTAAATAAAAAAGATCCTGCTCATCACAATCAGGCCATGATGGAAATGGGGGCAATACTTTGTAAAGCCCAATCTCCCGATTGCGATCAATGTCCTTTCCAATCCGATTGTGCAGCATTCCATACCGGGCAAATACAAAATTTGCCTGTAAAAAGTAAGAAGGTAAAACAACGTAAACGTTACTTTAATTACTTCTTGATATATCCCAATTCTGATACCTTATTAATACAACAACGAAATACTAAAGATATCTGGCAAAATTTATATCAGCTTCCTTTGATAGAAACAGATAAAAAACAATCGACAGAATATTTCAAAAACATTTGTCAAAACAAAGTCGAATTTCTTTCTGAAACAAAGCACATATTAAGTCATCAAATTATATATTCGCGTTTTTTTAAAACCGTAGCCGAAGCCCTACCATTATTAGAAATTAATAATTATCAAACCATCAAACAAAGCGAATGTATTACCTATGCATTTCCTAAACTGGTGGTTAATTTTTTAAGCGAACAAGCAATACCGGGCTACAAAACCACGTAA
- a CDS encoding single-stranded DNA-binding protein yields MSVNKVILIGNVGKDPEVRHFENDGAVANFTLATTERGYTTRNGQEIPDRTEWHNIVVWRGLAKVVENYVKKGTQVYIEGKLRTRSWDDKDGNKRYTTEVYADNLQLLGRRGDNTGNADNTGGQTYSAPQSQPISSPPKNDDFLSEDETDDLPF; encoded by the coding sequence ATGTCGGTTAACAAAGTAATTTTAATAGGAAACGTTGGTAAAGACCCAGAAGTTAGGCACTTCGAAAACGATGGTGCAGTAGCTAACTTTACTCTGGCAACAACTGAACGCGGATACACTACACGAAATGGACAGGAAATTCCGGATAGAACCGAGTGGCATAATATTGTTGTATGGCGAGGTTTAGCTAAGGTAGTAGAAAATTACGTTAAAAAAGGAACTCAAGTTTATATCGAAGGAAAGCTAAGAACCAGATCGTGGGACGATAAGGATGGCAATAAACGATATACCACCGAGGTTTATGCAGATAATTTACAATTATTAGGAAGACGTGGTGACAACACAGGCAATGCTGATAATACAGGTGGACAAACTTATTCAGCTCCTCAATCACAACCCATCTCTTCTCCTCCTAAAAACGATGATTTTTTGAGTGAGGATGAAACAGATGATCTTCCATTTTAG
- the gldE gene encoding gliding motility-associated protein GldE: protein MEADSIPLIIQANVGIQFLPLTIGTTFAIILNLFFLLSSGLISGSEVAYFSLEPIDLDRLKEKKSRKNKLILDLLKDKETLLATILIGNNFVNVAIVILTSFITSQIIVFNGNSLVQILVEIVFITSIILFFGEILPKVYASKTPLGFAGIMALPLWILTKLLSPLSLILTKSTGFVNRQLSSRLNNLSMDDISHALELTGGDITDEKEILQGIVKFGNINVDEIMTARVDVIDVEIKSEYSKVLQTIIDSGYSRIPVFEDTPDNVKGVLYVKDLLSHLDNDNTFKWQELIREAYYVPETKMLNDLLEEFQSRKIHMAIVVDEYGGTSGIVTLEDILEEIVGDINDELDDDDDFYTILPDGSYSFEGKTQINDFHKVTDTDEESFDEVRGEAETLAGLILELKGEIPQKNEKVEYKNFIFTVLSVDNRRIKRLKFELKKEKKK from the coding sequence TTGGAAGCAGATAGTATTCCCCTGATAATACAGGCAAACGTAGGAATTCAGTTTTTACCATTAACCATTGGCACTACGTTTGCCATCATTTTAAATCTCTTTTTTCTTTTGTCTTCAGGCTTGATATCAGGCTCAGAAGTAGCATATTTCTCACTCGAACCTATCGATCTGGATCGTTTAAAAGAGAAGAAATCGAGAAAAAACAAACTTATCCTTGATCTTCTTAAGGATAAGGAAACCTTGCTGGCTACCATTTTAATTGGTAATAACTTTGTTAACGTTGCCATTGTTATTCTCACTTCATTTATTACCAGTCAAATAATTGTTTTTAATGGCAATAGTCTGGTTCAAATACTGGTAGAAATTGTTTTTATCACATCCATCATTTTGTTTTTTGGAGAAATTTTGCCAAAAGTTTATGCATCCAAAACACCCTTAGGATTTGCTGGTATAATGGCTCTTCCGTTATGGATATTAACTAAATTATTGAGCCCACTTAGTTTAATATTAACTAAATCAACTGGTTTTGTAAACCGCCAGTTAAGTAGTAGGTTAAACAATCTTTCTATGGATGATATTTCGCATGCACTGGAACTAACGGGTGGAGATATTACTGATGAAAAAGAGATACTGCAAGGAATTGTAAAATTTGGCAACATCAATGTTGATGAAATAATGACAGCTCGAGTCGATGTGATTGATGTTGAGATAAAAAGCGAATACAGCAAAGTTCTACAAACCATAATCGACTCTGGTTATTCGCGTATTCCCGTATTTGAAGATACTCCGGATAATGTCAAAGGTGTTTTATATGTAAAAGATTTACTTTCACATCTAGATAATGACAATACATTTAAATGGCAGGAATTAATTCGAGAAGCTTACTACGTACCCGAAACAAAAATGCTTAATGATTTATTGGAGGAGTTTCAATCTAGAAAAATTCACATGGCCATTGTGGTTGATGAATATGGAGGCACATCGGGAATAGTAACCTTGGAAGATATACTCGAAGAAATAGTCGGAGATATTAACGATGAACTTGACGACGATGATGACTTTTATACCATCTTACCCGATGGATCATATAGTTTTGAAGGCAAAACACAAATCAACGACTTTCATAAAGTAACAGATACCGACGAAGAATCGTTTGATGAAGTTAGAGGAGAAGCAGAAACTTTAGCCGGTTTAATTCTTGAACTAAAAGGAGAAATTCCACAGAAAAACGAAAAAGTAGAGTACAAAAATTTTATTTTTACCGTTTTATCGGTTGATAACCGACGAATTAAACGACTTAAGTTTGAGTTGAAAAAGGAGAAAAAGAAATGA
- the gldD gene encoding gliding motility lipoprotein GldD has translation MRRSRIVSFTPVWVILIFATIIASCRGPISPKPRGYFRIEFPEHGYQAFDTTYPYKFEYPTYAKVVPDTLKDAEAYWCNVTFPSLNGEIHLSYKTVGDNFYELLEDSRSLAYKHAIKADAINERFYEDSAKQVMGILYEIKGNAASPFQFFLTDSTNHFLRGSLYFNAVPNKDSLAPVIKFVKEDIEHMIESLEWK, from the coding sequence ATGAGAAGAAGTCGAATAGTATCATTTACACCTGTTTGGGTTATATTAATTTTTGCAACAATAATTGCTTCGTGTCGAGGACCGATCTCACCTAAACCTCGTGGTTATTTTAGAATTGAGTTTCCAGAGCACGGATATCAGGCATTTGACACAACTTATCCTTACAAATTTGAGTATCCGACTTATGCCAAAGTGGTACCCGACACCCTAAAAGATGCAGAAGCCTACTGGTGTAATGTTACCTTTCCATCGTTAAATGGCGAAATTCATTTAAGTTATAAAACGGTTGGTGATAATTTCTACGAACTTTTAGAAGACAGCAGGTCGCTTGCTTATAAACATGCCATAAAGGCTGATGCCATCAACGAACGTTTTTACGAAGATTCGGCTAAACAAGTAATGGGCATCCTTTACGAAATTAAGGGAAATGCAGCCTCTCCGTTTCAATTTTTTCTTACAGATAGTACAAACCACTTTTTGAGAGGTTCGCTATATTTTAATGCTGTTCCAAATAAAGACTCATTGGCGCCAGTAATAAAATTTGTAAAAGAAGACATAGAACATATGATCGAAAGTCTTGAATGGAAATAA
- a CDS encoding 4'-phosphopantetheinyl transferase superfamily protein, with translation MPLQRIINKSSNDLVAIWQLEESVSELEKLIDLSQTDQKIYNGFRLDKRKKEWIGSRILLQEILKTYPQIEYGDNGKPFLKDHSKYISISHANGFVAVCTSNHPTALDIETCSPRVEKIASRFVHPNEWLYIGNENKINFLTLLWSAKETLYKYYDAKGVDFKDHFEIKAFDIQNMGCIQSHCCYNQIDNTLLLNYELTSDYALVYYLRN, from the coding sequence ATGCCACTTCAAAGAATTATTAATAAATCGTCAAATGATTTGGTTGCAATCTGGCAACTAGAAGAAAGCGTATCTGAATTAGAGAAGTTAATTGATTTATCACAAACTGACCAAAAAATTTACAATGGATTCAGGCTTGATAAAAGAAAGAAAGAATGGATTGGTTCAAGAATCCTTCTTCAAGAAATACTTAAAACCTATCCTCAAATTGAATATGGCGATAATGGAAAACCATTTCTTAAAGATCATTCGAAATACATAAGTATATCACATGCAAATGGATTTGTTGCAGTATGCACTTCAAATCATCCTACAGCTTTAGATATTGAAACTTGCTCACCACGAGTCGAAAAAATTGCTTCTCGCTTTGTTCATCCAAATGAATGGCTATACATAGGTAACGAAAACAAAATTAATTTCCTTACTTTGCTTTGGTCAGCCAAAGAAACATTATATAAGTATTACGACGCCAAAGGAGTAGATTTCAAAGACCATTTTGAAATAAAAGCATTTGATATACAAAATATGGGTTGTATACAATCACACTGCTGCTACAATCAAATTGACAATACCTTACTACTCAATTACGAACTCACATCCGACTACGCATTGGTTTATTATTTAAGAAACTAA
- a CDS encoding geranylgeranylglyceryl/heptaprenylglyceryl phosphate synthase: MIYNQILNTFKEGKKQMALLIDPDKLGKEQMLSLSSLLKKVTPDILLVGGSLVSTDTYVFIEELKKHIHLPVVLYPGSSTQYSSNVDAVLFLSLLSGRNPEFLISHHVASAPLIKANNTETISTGYLLIDGGCTTSVQYISQTLPIPSDKNDIAIATALAGQYLGMKLIYMDAGSGAINPISPNMISAVKSQLNIPLMIGGGLNTVYKISEACKAGADIIVIGNALEKDQSLLEKFYHTIKSY, translated from the coding sequence ATGATTTATAATCAGATATTAAATACCTTCAAAGAAGGAAAAAAACAAATGGCATTACTAATCGATCCTGATAAACTTGGGAAAGAACAGATGCTATCATTATCCTCCTTACTTAAAAAGGTAACACCTGATATTCTGCTTGTTGGAGGCAGTCTTGTGAGCACCGATACTTATGTGTTTATCGAAGAATTAAAAAAACATATTCATCTACCTGTTGTTTTATACCCGGGATCTTCAACACAGTACTCTTCCAATGTCGACGCTGTTTTGTTCCTATCCTTATTGTCTGGCCGTAATCCTGAATTCTTAATTAGTCATCATGTAGCAAGTGCTCCACTAATCAAGGCTAACAATACCGAAACAATCTCAACCGGTTATTTATTAATTGACGGAGGGTGTACCACTTCAGTACAGTACATTAGTCAAACCCTGCCAATACCATCAGATAAAAATGATATTGCTATAGCCACAGCTTTAGCTGGTCAATACCTGGGTATGAAATTAATATACATGGATGCCGGAAGCGGAGCGATAAATCCTATATCTCCAAATATGATTTCTGCAGTTAAGAGCCAATTAAATATTCCTTTAATGATTGGAGGGGGATTAAATACAGTATATAAAATTTCGGAGGCTTGTAAAGCAGGTGCAGATATTATTGTAATAGGTAATGCTCTTGAAAAAGACCAATCTCTTCTAGAAAAATTTTATCACACAATCAAGTCATACTAA
- the ercA gene encoding alcohol dehydrogenase-like regulatory protein ErcA, with protein MNLRKYRIPEIVYGNNAISLVAKYAKNYYAEKILIVTDPGIKKAGWLSLIENHLSEYNFEYVIYDSITPNPKDYEVNEGAKIYIKEKCNIIIAIGGGSVQDCAKGIGIVCTNKRDINEFEGVDNIQVPMPPLICIPTTAGSAADISQFAIILNTKKQKKIAIISKALVPDITLVDGITTTTMSKDLTANTGIDALVHAIEAYVSNASSLPTNIHAIEAIKLISNNLLTAINEPLNRNARDNMMMGSTLAGIAFSNASLGIIHAMAHSLGGLKDLPHGECNAILLQHCIDFNYNSCPSKYKDIFIAMGGDINTKDEFIKKKLLDKLKHLSNEAGIAESFEHYNIKDIDIEQLSYNAYNDPCIATNPRDASVDDIKQIYKKLIH; from the coding sequence ATGAATTTAAGGAAGTACAGGATACCAGAGATTGTTTACGGCAATAATGCCATAAGCTTAGTTGCCAAATATGCAAAAAACTACTATGCCGAAAAAATTCTGATAGTTACTGATCCCGGAATCAAAAAAGCAGGCTGGTTAAGTTTAATAGAGAATCACTTATCAGAATACAATTTCGAATATGTAATTTACGATTCCATAACACCCAATCCCAAGGATTATGAAGTAAATGAAGGAGCCAAAATTTACATTAAAGAAAAATGTAACATTATTATAGCAATTGGTGGAGGAAGTGTTCAAGATTGTGCTAAAGGAATTGGAATAGTATGTACAAATAAAAGAGACATTAATGAATTTGAAGGGGTAGATAATATACAAGTGCCAATGCCACCTCTTATTTGTATTCCCACCACGGCAGGATCAGCTGCAGATATATCTCAATTTGCCATTATTTTAAATACTAAAAAGCAGAAAAAAATTGCTATTATTAGCAAGGCATTAGTTCCAGACATTACACTCGTGGATGGCATAACAACCACAACCATGAGTAAAGACTTAACCGCTAATACAGGGATCGACGCCTTAGTGCATGCAATTGAAGCATATGTTTCAAATGCCAGTTCATTACCAACCAACATACACGCCATTGAAGCTATTAAATTAATTAGCAATAACCTTCTTACTGCAATTAATGAACCTCTTAATAGAAACGCAAGAGACAATATGATGATGGGTAGCACGTTAGCTGGAATTGCATTTTCAAATGCAAGTTTAGGTATCATACATGCTATGGCCCACAGTCTGGGTGGCTTAAAAGATTTACCTCATGGAGAATGTAATGCCATTTTATTACAACACTGTATTGACTTTAATTACAATAGCTGTCCTAGCAAATACAAAGATATTTTTATTGCCATGGGAGGCGACATCAATACTAAAGATGAATTTATTAAGAAAAAACTATTAGATAAATTAAAACACCTAAGTAACGAAGCCGGAATAGCTGAATCTTTTGAGCATTACAACATTAAAGATATTGATATAGAGCAGCTATCTTATAATGCATATAACGACCCTTGTATTGCGACTAATCCAAGAGACGCAAGTGTTGATGACATAAAACAGATTTATAAAAAACTAATCCATTAA